CCTGGCGCTCGCGGACGAGCCGGGTCTCGACAGAGTCGTACGTGGCCTCGGCGAGGGCGGGGGCGCCGGCGAGGGCGTCGAGGCGAGTCTCGAACGCCGCCGAGTCGAGCCCGTGGGCCTTGAGGGCCACCCGGCGGAGGCTCTCGGCGAGAGCGGGACGCCGGGCCTCGACGGTGTCGAGCGCCGCGCGGGCGTCGGCGAGGTGGAGCTCGACGAGGGCGTCGACGAGGTCGGGGTCGACGTCGTCCCCGCCGTCGGCGCCGTCGCAGGCGGCGAGGCCGACGAGCGAGAGCATCGCCAGCAGCCCGCGGGTCACGCCGCCTCGGCGTCGAGGCGGGCGGCGTTGGCCGTCGCCGGCGGGGCCTCGACCTCCATCCGCAGCAGGTGCGCGGCGTACGTCTTGCCCTGGGCGTCGAGCTTGAGCGAGACCGTCCCGCCGCCGCCGAGCGACCCGTGGAGCATGAAGTTGAGCGCCGACAGGTTGGGCAGCTCGAACCGCTCGACCTCGCCCTCCACGCGCGGCCCGAAGTGGGCCTTC
This sequence is a window from Rubrivirga marina. Protein-coding genes within it:
- a CDS encoding AtuA-related protein, coding for MPRLLDLCFGRSGDKGDAVNVGLIARDPSHYDWLRETVTAERVKAHFGPRVEGEVERFELPNLSALNFMLHGSLGGGGTVSLKLDAQGKTYAAHLLRMEVEAPPATANAARLDAEAA